The following are from one region of the Amedibacterium intestinale genome:
- a CDS encoding SufB/SufD family protein has translation MKLNIKNDGFMEYTLEDKTLDIYVEKGTHASLYVSYNGKNNVISSNIALEQDASLTLMMKNDGDEDVELIQQAEVQKDASLTVAYCELNKGNTNVKAKYYLLESGAFAQIKSACIADKKKDFTIQCIHECPYTTGLMENYAVVKDKASYRMEATGKIEKGAHDSASHQTTRVLTMSEKHNSEVLPVLLIDENEVKASHATTLGQPDENQLYYLQTRGLSRSQALGLLTLGYLLPISELFDNEEIKEKLKNEIEKKVGLHA, from the coding sequence ATGAAGCTGAATATTAAAAATGATGGTTTCATGGAATATACATTGGAAGATAAAACTTTGGATATTTATGTAGAAAAAGGGACTCACGCTTCTTTGTATGTTTCATACAATGGAAAGAATAATGTCATTTCTTCCAATATTGCATTGGAGCAGGATGCTTCTTTAACATTGATGATGAAAAATGATGGAGATGAAGATGTGGAACTTATACAGCAGGCAGAAGTACAAAAAGATGCTTCTTTGACTGTTGCTTATTGTGAATTAAATAAAGGTAACACAAATGTAAAAGCGAAGTATTATTTACTGGAAAGCGGGGCTTTTGCCCAGATTAAAAGTGCATGTATTGCAGATAAAAAGAAAGATTTCACGATACAATGCATTCATGAATGCCCTTATACAACAGGACTTATGGAAAATTATGCAGTTGTAAAAGACAAAGCTTCGTATCGTATGGAAGCAACAGGGAAAATTGAAAAAGGTGCACACGACAGTGCAAGTCATCAGACAACACGTGTTTTAACAATGAGTGAAAAACATAACAGTGAGGTTCTTCCTGTTCTTCTAATTGATGAAAATGAAGTAAAAGCCAGTCATGCGACAACCTTGGGACAGCCAGATGAAAACCAGCTGTATTATTTACAAACAAGAGGCCTAAGTCGCTCACAGGCTTTAGGTTTGCTTACATTAGGATATCTTCTTCCAATTAGTGAATTGTTTGACAATGAAGAAATAAAAGAAAAATTAAAAAACGAAATTGAGAAAAAGGTGGGGTTGCATGCTTAA
- a CDS encoding M56 family metallopeptidase, translating into MRLSISSIVITICMSTVLIFFFNYMISNTNKFKIFRTDFLSFLILIIILRIIFPFEFPFTITIVAQNLMNPLFSLLKKEILFDVNLSQILFLIWLIGILYLSVKLSHIHRCSAQIVKRIKLKSSIHNASEFINTTIGKKYTVMVSDLVKSPMIFGFNNIIFLPDIVLSEKEIKNVLYHEIQHIKNHDTFIKLIINALVVVYWWFPPIYSFRRNINSFLEVRVDDQVTSKMSSEERLDYAATLISIQKKIKSKDNNFSTSVFFINDSDNILSFRINYLLDGAFLKRTNPIFLLILCIIPFISNGIILEPAYYNSHLLKDTVNSQSLNDKGYIVQHKDGTYTLIYNGESAYLGKSIPKELSDISIIKESEAKP; encoded by the coding sequence ATGCGATTGTCTATATCTTCTATTGTAATTACCATTTGCATGTCTACTGTTTTAATTTTTTTCTTTAATTATATGATTTCAAACACCAACAAGTTTAAAATATTTAGAACAGATTTTTTATCTTTTTTAATCTTAATAATAATATTAAGGATTATATTTCCTTTTGAATTTCCGTTTACTATAACCATAGTGGCACAGAACTTAATGAACCCACTGTTCTCATTATTAAAAAAAGAGATTTTATTTGATGTTAATCTCTCTCAGATACTGTTTCTTATTTGGTTGATAGGCATCTTATATTTATCTGTTAAACTGAGCCATATTCATAGATGTTCAGCACAAATAGTTAAAAGAATTAAATTAAAATCATCCATCCACAATGCAAGTGAATTTATTAACACAACAATAGGTAAGAAATATACAGTAATGGTTTCAGATTTAGTTAAATCCCCTATGATATTTGGATTTAATAACATTATCTTTCTTCCTGATATCGTTTTATCAGAAAAAGAAATTAAAAATGTTCTTTATCACGAAATACAGCACATCAAGAATCATGATACATTTATTAAACTCATCATTAATGCATTAGTTGTAGTTTATTGGTGGTTCCCCCCTATATATTCTTTTAGAAGGAATATTAACTCTTTTTTGGAAGTAAGAGTAGATGATCAGGTAACAAGCAAAATGTCATCTGAGGAAAGGCTCGATTACGCAGCAACCTTAATCAGCATTCAAAAAAAGATAAAAAGTAAAGATAACAATTTCTCTACTTCGGTTTTTTTCATTAATGATTCTGATAATATCCTTTCTTTTAGAATAAATTATCTATTAGACGGAGCATTTCTTAAAAGAACGAACCCAATTTTTTTATTAATACTTTGCATTATTCCATTTATTTCGAATGGAATCATACTAGAACCAGCTTATTACAACTCTCATTTATTAAAGGATACTGTTAATTCTCAATCGTTAAATGACAAAGGATATATTGTACAGCATAAAGATGGTACTTATACTCTAATATATAATGGAGAAAGTGCTTATTTGGGAAAATCAATTCCTAAAGAACTTAGCGACATATCAATCATTAAAGAAAGTGAGGCAAAACCATGA
- the sufB gene encoding Fe-S cluster assembly protein SufB, giving the protein MDKDFLNQEDYKYGFHDEDTSLYKTEKGLTRETVMEISRIKKEPQWMLEYRLKAFEQFEKMEIQNWGPDIHDINFDDYTYYVKPSDKTEKSWDDVPETIKETFDKLGIPEAERDFLAGVTTQYDSEAVYHNMLEEVEEKGVIFLDTDSALKKCPNLVKKYFGTIVPYSDNKFAALNSCVWSGGSFIYVPKGVKLEKPLQSYFRINTERSGQFERTLIIVDEGADVHYVEGCTAPTYSKDSLHAAVVEIFVHKNARCRYSTVQNWSDNIVNLVTKRAKVFENGSMEWIDGNIGSGVNMKYPACILAEPYAKGTCISIAVASRNQVQDAGAKMIHLAEHTYSNIISKSVSRTGGEVNYRGLVYHGPNAEYSKSKVECDTLILDKQSRSDTIPTNISKNMTSQIEHEATVSNISEEQLFYLMSRGLSRSQATEMIVMGFLEPFTRELPMEYAVELNQLLKLDMSDSIG; this is encoded by the coding sequence ATGGATAAAGATTTTTTAAATCAGGAAGATTATAAATACGGTTTTCACGATGAAGATACAAGTCTTTATAAAACAGAAAAAGGTTTGACAAGAGAAACAGTAATGGAAATTTCTCGTATAAAAAAAGAACCACAGTGGATGCTGGAATATCGTTTAAAAGCGTTTGAACAGTTTGAAAAAATGGAAATCCAAAATTGGGGACCAGATATACATGATATTAACTTTGATGATTATACATATTATGTAAAGCCAAGTGATAAAACCGAAAAAAGCTGGGATGATGTACCGGAAACAATTAAAGAAACTTTTGATAAACTGGGAATTCCAGAAGCAGAAAGAGATTTTTTAGCAGGTGTTACAACTCAATATGACAGTGAAGCTGTATATCACAATATGCTGGAAGAAGTAGAAGAGAAAGGTGTTATTTTCTTGGATACAGACAGTGCATTGAAAAAATGCCCGAATTTAGTTAAAAAGTATTTTGGTACGATCGTTCCATACAGTGACAATAAATTTGCTGCATTAAACAGCTGTGTATGGAGTGGAGGAAGTTTTATTTATGTACCAAAAGGAGTAAAACTGGAAAAACCTTTGCAGTCTTATTTTAGAATTAATACAGAGCGTTCCGGGCAATTTGAAAGAACCTTGATCATTGTAGATGAAGGTGCAGATGTACATTATGTAGAAGGGTGTACAGCACCTACTTATTCAAAAGATTCTCTGCATGCGGCAGTTGTAGAAATTTTTGTACATAAAAATGCAAGATGTCGTTATTCTACGGTACAAAACTGGAGCGATAATATCGTAAATCTTGTTACAAAACGTGCAAAAGTATTTGAAAATGGGAGTATGGAGTGGATTGATGGAAATATAGGTTCTGGTGTTAATATGAAATATCCAGCATGTATTTTGGCAGAGCCATATGCGAAAGGAACATGTATTTCTATTGCGGTAGCTTCTCGTAATCAGGTACAGGATGCTGGCGCAAAGATGATTCATCTTGCTGAGCATACCTACAGCAACATCATTTCAAAATCAGTGTCTAGAACTGGTGGGGAAGTGAACTATCGAGGACTTGTGTATCATGGACCAAATGCAGAGTATTCAAAAAGCAAAGTTGAATGTGATACATTGATTTTAGACAAACAATCTAGAAGTGATACAATTCCAACAAATATAAGTAAAAATATGACAAGTCAGATTGAACATGAAGCAACCGTTTCTAATATTTCAGAGGAACAGCTGTTTTATTTGATGAGCAGAGGTTTATCCCGTTCACAGGCAACAGAAATGATCGTTATGGGATTTTTAGAACCATTTACAAGAGAACTTCCAATGGAATACGCAGTAGAGTTAAACCAATTATTGAAACTGGACATGAGTGACTCGATAGGATAA
- a CDS encoding 5-formyltetrahydrofolate cyclo-ligase, protein MDKKEIRKEKLYLRNQLSTAKVEIYSENICKKLTRYLHGTVGLYKSIRNEVIVDALACYADVVAYPKTLDEETIAFYETNIATNWKKGSFGVLEPLSEHIVQPVDFDVIIVPLVAFDIKGNRLGYGKGYYDRYLKHTHALRIGVGYECQKVDTLITESHDFPLDMIVSEQKIYDFRK, encoded by the coding sequence ATGGATAAGAAAGAAATACGAAAAGAAAAGTTATATCTTCGAAATCAATTATCAACTGCAAAGGTAGAAATCTATAGTGAAAACATCTGTAAAAAACTGACTCGTTACCTTCATGGAACTGTTGGCTTATACAAAAGTATTCGCAATGAAGTTATCGTAGATGCATTAGCTTGCTATGCAGATGTTGTTGCCTATCCAAAAACATTGGATGAGGAAACAATAGCTTTCTATGAAACAAATATCGCAACAAACTGGAAGAAAGGCAGCTTTGGTGTATTAGAACCATTAAGTGAACATATTGTACAACCAGTCGATTTTGATGTTATCATTGTACCTCTTGTTGCGTTTGATATAAAAGGAAATCGATTAGGTTATGGAAAAGGATACTACGATCGTTACTTAAAGCATACACATGCTTTGCGTATCGGTGTAGGTTATGAATGTCAGAAAGTAGATACGCTTATTACAGAAAGTCATGACTTTCCTTTAGACATGATTGTCAGTGAACAAAAAATTTATGATTTTCGAAAATAA
- a CDS encoding aminotransferase class V-fold PLP-dependent enzyme yields MLNVETIRKDFPMLRGKTMQGHPLIYLDNGATTLKPQCVIDAVVNYYENYSANAHRGDYDLSYFVDQEYSATRKAVAQFLHADENEIVYTSGASDSLNLVASGYGELFLKKDDVILTSEAEHASCVLPWMRVAKTTGAVLQYIPLDEKGRIDMESFSSMMSDKVKVIALAQITNVLGYEVPIKEICKIAHSYGAIVSVDGAQSVPHMPIDVKDLDCDFFSFSAHKMCGPTGIGILYGKKELLDKMIPVRLGGDSNARFDMCGNIQLKDAPYKFESGTQPIEAIFGLHAAIQYLTSIGMENIHAYEKELHTYAIEKMKKLDNIEIYNADNDSGIITFNVKGVFAQDAATFFNSNGIAVRSGQHCAKLLVKQLQTSATLRASFYFYTTKEEIDTFVDVCSKANMENCLNVFF; encoded by the coding sequence ATGCTTAATGTAGAAACGATCCGTAAGGATTTCCCAATGTTACGTGGCAAAACCATGCAGGGACATCCGTTGATTTATCTTGATAATGGAGCAACAACTTTAAAGCCTCAGTGTGTGATCGATGCTGTTGTGAACTATTATGAAAACTACAGTGCAAACGCACATCGCGGGGATTATGATTTGAGTTATTTTGTAGATCAGGAATACAGTGCTACACGAAAAGCAGTTGCACAGTTTCTTCATGCTGATGAAAATGAAATTGTGTATACAAGTGGAGCCAGTGATTCTTTGAATCTTGTGGCAAGTGGTTATGGAGAACTTTTTTTAAAAAAAGATGATGTTATTCTTACAAGTGAAGCAGAACATGCATCCTGTGTGCTGCCATGGATGCGTGTAGCAAAGACAACAGGTGCTGTATTACAGTATATTCCTTTAGATGAAAAAGGAAGAATTGATATGGAGTCTTTTTCATCTATGATGAGTGATAAAGTAAAAGTGATTGCTTTGGCACAGATTACCAATGTTTTAGGATATGAAGTTCCTATTAAGGAAATTTGTAAAATTGCACATTCCTATGGAGCCATCGTAAGTGTAGATGGTGCGCAAAGTGTTCCACATATGCCGATTGATGTAAAAGATTTAGATTGTGATTTCTTCTCTTTTTCTGCACATAAGATGTGTGGGCCTACAGGAATTGGAATTTTATATGGAAAAAAAGAACTTTTAGATAAGATGATACCTGTACGACTTGGAGGCGACAGCAATGCACGCTTTGATATGTGCGGAAATATCCAGTTAAAAGATGCTCCTTATAAATTTGAAAGTGGTACACAGCCAATTGAAGCTATTTTTGGTTTGCATGCGGCAATTCAGTATTTGACAAGTATTGGTATGGAAAATATCCATGCCTACGAAAAAGAACTTCATACGTATGCGATTGAAAAAATGAAGAAACTGGATAATATCGAAATTTATAACGCAGATAATGACAGTGGTATTATTACATTTAATGTAAAAGGCGTATTTGCGCAGGATGCCGCAACATTCTTTAATTCCAATGGAATAGCGGTAAGAAGTGGGCAGCATTGTGCGAAACTGCTGGTAAAACAGTTACAGACAAGTGCAACTCTTCGTGCTAGTTTCTATTTTTATACTACAAAGGAAGAAATCGATACATTTGTAGATGTTTGTTCAAAAGCAAATATGGAAAATTGTCTGAATGTATTTTTTTAG
- the sufU gene encoding Fe-S cluster assembly sulfur transfer protein SufU: MSRLMDDPMILRSIIMDHYEYPRNHELTEKEDYKKKHMASESCIDDIYVQAKIEDGIVEDIRFDGVACTISTASTSIMSELLKGKTTQEAKHIIENYYQMIDQKEYDEELLEEAVAFHNVGKQANRIKCATIGWKAMEELLLESEEK, from the coding sequence ATGAGTAGACTAATGGATGATCCAATGATTTTACGTTCGATTATTATGGATCATTATGAATATCCTAGAAATCATGAATTAACAGAAAAGGAAGATTACAAAAAAAAGCACATGGCGAGTGAGTCCTGTATTGATGATATTTATGTGCAGGCAAAAATCGAAGATGGTATAGTAGAAGATATTCGCTTTGATGGAGTTGCCTGTACGATTTCAACGGCTTCAACTTCGATAATGAGTGAACTGTTGAAAGGTAAGACAACACAGGAAGCAAAACATATTATTGAAAACTATTATCAGATGATTGATCAGAAAGAATACGATGAAGAGTTGCTGGAAGAAGCAGTTGCTTTTCATAATGTAGGAAAACAGGCCAATCGTATTAAATGTGCTACGATTGGCTGGAAGGCCATGGAAGAATTGCTTTTAGAAAGCGAGGAAAAATAA
- a CDS encoding BlaI/MecI/CopY family transcriptional regulator: MSYAKLTKRESEIMEILWDNNNAMSANDIMISSNNISLATIQQSLQKLLKMNYVYVSGIGKNKKAITRLYRPSISEADYISSFITQSTSLKIASNFIEQTEDDEILEELSKLIEKKRKSKLKG; the protein is encoded by the coding sequence ATGTCATATGCTAAATTAACAAAACGTGAAAGTGAAATTATGGAAATACTATGGGACAATAATAATGCTATGTCTGCAAATGATATTATGATTAGTTCTAACAATATTAGTTTAGCCACCATTCAGCAATCATTACAGAAGTTATTAAAAATGAATTATGTATATGTTTCAGGTATTGGAAAGAATAAAAAAGCAATTACTAGATTATATCGCCCTTCAATTAGCGAAGCTGACTATATCTCTTCATTTATCACTCAATCAACTTCCTTGAAAATTGCTTCAAACTTCATAGAACAAACAGAAGATGATGAAATACTAGAAGAACTCAGTAAACTAATTGAAAAAAAGCGAAAAAGTAAATTAAAGGGATAA